A genomic window from Thunnus thynnus chromosome 12, fThuThy2.1, whole genome shotgun sequence includes:
- the zgc:136870 gene encoding GTPase IMAP family member 4, whose protein sequence is MGSWSPPGNVDSSELKIFLVGPRRTGKSSAGNTLLSQGQVFETRGGGASTAASAITSGRHLTVVDAQGWGSSEDFVPREEKIELLRALSLCEPGGPHVVLLVIPLLDFTEPERRAVERRMEILTSAVWRHTMVLFTFGDLLRGRGKSVQEHIQSGGCALRWLMKKCHYRYYVMDNKTTIISEKETLKQEVNGGVRKQGKTWWKKDAKEAGRKSTGSEADWKKEAEQEQVRELLSKVEDMLQENGGWHFSLHMYQRLEEEWSRREQELRARLEAETGVGRVRRKQEMDVKMEPEKEQRLET, encoded by the exons ATGGGAAGCTGGAGCCCACCTGGAAATGTTG ACTCAAGTGAACTTAAGATTTTTCTGGTTGGTCCAAGACGGACAGGAAAGAGCTCTGCTGGTAACACTCTGCTGAGCCAGGGCCAGGTTTTTGAAACCAGAGGAGGTGGAGCCAGCACAGCTGCTAGTGCCATCACCTCTGGACGTCACTTGACTGTGGTGGATGCACAAGGTTGGGGTTCATCTGAGGATTTTGTGCCCCGAGAGGAGAAAATTGAACTGTTGCGGGCCTTGTCTCTGTGTGAACCTGGAGGACCTCACGTTGTTCTGTTAGTGATCCCTCTGCTGGACTTCACTGAGccagagaggagagcagtggagaggaggatggagaTCTTGACCTCTGCAGTGTGGAGACACACGATGgtattgtttacatttggagACTTGCTGAGGGGAAGAGGGAAAAGCGTGCAGGAGCATATCCAATCAGGAGGCTGCGCCCTGCGTTGGCTGATGAAAAAGTGCCACTATCGATACTACGTGATGGACAACAAAACCACCATTATCAGCGAGAAAGAAACACTAAAGCAGGAGGTGAATGGAGGTGTGAGGAAACAGGGAAAGACTTGGTGGAAGAAAGATGCCAAGGAGGCAGGAAGGAAGAGCACGGGAAGTGAGGCAGACTGGAAAAAGGAAGCAGAGCAGGAGCAGGTGAGAGAGCTGTTGAGTAAAGTGGAGGACATGTTGCAGGAGAACGGAGGATGGCACTTCTCTCTTCACATGTACCAAAGGTTGGAGGAGGAGTGGAGCCGCAGAGAGCAGGAGCTGAGGGCTCGGCTGGAGGCAGAGACCGGTGTGGGACGTGTGAGGAGAAAACAAGAGATGGATGTGAAAATGGAGCCGGAGAAGGAGCAGAGGTTAGAGACATAA